The following proteins are encoded in a genomic region of Desulfosporosinus youngiae DSM 17734:
- a CDS encoding cobyrinate a,c-diamide synthase: MKIPRIVLAGTHSGVGKTTLATGLMAALKKRGCPIQGYKVGPDYIDPSYHAAATGRASRNLDRWLLGEHLPSVFAQSSEENWAVIEGVMGMYDGMSGTPGFGSTADVAKLLDAPILLIVDVSSMSRSVAALVHGFSTYDPQVKLQGVILNRVKSAAQEKILREALSEIQIPVLGVLPIELSLKLPERHLGLVPVGEGGLLEGFIETLSDLITKHIDLDQVESIMLGAPDFNEDSDFGSLKSGSDAGPGTQDNNISFRLGLAQDEAFLFYYQDALDLAERLNATIVPFSPLHDSALPEDLDGIFIGGGFPELHLKPLSENTLFLDSLRAYAASGKPIYAECGGYMYLGKSIKDFEGNELPMAGLIPMKAEMTKRLQGIGYRKGVFREDNFLGPRGTTVQGHEFHYSRVVYDKEYPPAYELFRGNEALRLEGYARDNIVASYLHLHFAGHQDLLEHWFASQSGRIGV, from the coding sequence ATGAAGATTCCACGGATTGTCTTAGCTGGAACGCATAGCGGAGTAGGGAAAACAACCCTCGCCACAGGCTTGATGGCCGCTTTGAAAAAGCGCGGGTGCCCGATCCAAGGGTACAAGGTCGGACCGGATTACATTGACCCCAGTTATCATGCGGCGGCTACAGGAAGGGCTTCCCGCAATCTTGACCGCTGGCTGTTGGGGGAGCATCTTCCTTCCGTTTTTGCTCAAAGTTCTGAAGAGAATTGGGCGGTGATCGAAGGTGTTATGGGTATGTATGACGGGATGAGCGGAACCCCTGGTTTCGGGAGCACTGCCGATGTGGCGAAACTCCTTGACGCGCCAATCCTTCTTATTGTTGATGTTTCTTCAATGTCGCGCAGTGTGGCGGCACTTGTGCACGGTTTTAGTACTTATGACCCCCAAGTAAAGCTTCAAGGGGTTATTCTAAACCGGGTTAAGTCTGCGGCACAGGAAAAAATACTTAGAGAAGCTCTAAGTGAGATTCAGATACCGGTCCTCGGAGTCTTGCCCATAGAATTGTCCCTGAAACTGCCCGAACGGCATTTAGGGCTAGTCCCTGTAGGAGAAGGCGGACTCTTAGAAGGTTTTATTGAGACACTTTCAGATTTGATAACTAAACACATTGACTTGGATCAAGTCGAAAGCATCATGCTTGGTGCACCTGACTTTAATGAAGATAGTGATTTTGGCAGCTTGAAGTCAGGTTCGGATGCAGGGCCTGGCACACAAGATAATAATATTAGTTTTAGGTTGGGCTTAGCCCAGGATGAAGCATTCCTTTTCTACTACCAGGATGCTTTAGACCTGGCTGAACGCTTAAATGCCACGATTGTTCCCTTTAGCCCTTTACACGATTCAGCTCTCCCCGAAGATCTGGATGGGATTTTTATAGGCGGGGGTTTTCCGGAGCTTCATCTTAAACCTTTAAGCGAAAACACCCTATTTTTAGATTCCCTGCGTGCTTACGCAGCAAGCGGCAAACCTATCTATGCTGAATGCGGCGGGTACATGTATCTGGGCAAATCCATCAAGGATTTTGAAGGAAACGAGCTGCCTATGGCGGGTCTCATTCCGATGAAGGCCGAAATGACCAAACGCTTGCAAGGGATAGGCTACCGCAAAGGAGTCTTCCGGGAGGATAATTTTCTCGGTCCTCGCGGGACAACCGTTCAAGGGCATGAATTTCACTACTCACGAGTGGTCTATGATAAGGAGTATCCACCCGCTTACGAATTGTTCAGAGGGAACGAAGCGCTTCGCCTGGAGGGATACGCCCGGGATAATATAGTCGCTTCTTATCTGCACTTGCATTTTGCCGGACATCAGGACTTACTCGAACATTGGTTTGCTTCCCAATCAGGGAGAATAGGGGTATGA
- a CDS encoding cob(I)yrinic acid a,c-diamide adenosyltransferase, whose product MITVYTGQGKGKTTSALGEAVLAYSEGKRVLMVQFLKGSTYSGELVGLNRLGIPLIQFGVGCRWSGMIRTGMKHCTGCGECFRENRNPEIALELVQQALEFVSSQVEANLYDVIILDEISHALNRGFLDLNQLRECLLAESSPHLHWILTGRGMPAGLEPEADNWWDLNPLKHPFSKGIKSRRGIEY is encoded by the coding sequence ATGATTACAGTCTATACAGGCCAGGGGAAAGGCAAGACGACCTCAGCCCTTGGAGAGGCGGTATTAGCTTATTCTGAAGGAAAACGGGTTTTGATGGTCCAATTCCTGAAGGGGAGTACTTACAGTGGTGAACTTGTTGGTCTAAACCGTCTAGGAATTCCGCTCATACAATTTGGAGTGGGTTGCCGTTGGTCAGGGATGATTCGCACCGGTATGAAACATTGTACCGGGTGCGGAGAATGTTTTCGGGAAAACCGCAATCCGGAAATAGCTTTGGAGTTAGTTCAACAAGCCCTTGAATTTGTGTCGAGCCAAGTTGAGGCGAACCTATATGACGTTATTATTTTAGATGAAATAAGCCACGCGTTAAACCGCGGTTTTTTGGACTTGAATCAATTAAGAGAATGTTTGTTGGCCGAATCCTCACCGCACCTGCACTGGATTCTTACAGGCCGGGGAATGCCCGCCGGCTTGGAGCCGGAGGCAGACAATTGGTGGGATCTGAACCCGTTAAAACATCCTTTCTCTAAAGGGATCAAAAGTCGTAGGGGGATTGAATATTGA
- a CDS encoding GHMP kinase, protein MDFAVGLARCPGTCGEWVQGARKGVPFLIDCPIDRFSEARVALSFDAAGWDLPLNKTKALQVLELLKESLGLPQLGGKVEFSHQLPEGKGMASSTADITAVAAAALMALGEDPAPERLAQFALQIEPSDSVMFPGITEIEHVQGHKHRWLGSSVPALFLALDWGGIIDTRAFNARPGLAEHYRRHESDIERAYKLACEGIEQGDLEKLATAGTISARCNLEVNHKPLFEPFLTWVRQKGGLGVVTAHSGTLLAGVFPQTSVFSLEARKKLRLEAQQRFSPAYLDLFHSHSGGIVTAESETTENTG, encoded by the coding sequence ATGGACTTCGCAGTCGGGTTGGCCCGGTGTCCGGGAACATGTGGAGAATGGGTACAAGGGGCTCGAAAAGGAGTACCATTTCTGATAGATTGTCCCATTGACCGATTTTCGGAGGCCAGGGTAGCATTGAGTTTTGATGCTGCTGGCTGGGATCTTCCTTTAAATAAAACTAAAGCACTCCAGGTTTTAGAATTACTTAAGGAAAGCTTAGGCCTTCCGCAATTGGGGGGCAAGGTGGAATTCTCTCATCAGCTTCCGGAAGGAAAAGGGATGGCTAGCTCCACGGCTGACATTACAGCGGTTGCGGCGGCCGCTCTGATGGCTCTTGGGGAAGACCCGGCACCGGAACGCTTGGCACAGTTTGCTTTGCAGATTGAACCAAGCGACAGCGTGATGTTTCCCGGAATCACGGAGATCGAACATGTTCAGGGGCATAAGCATCGCTGGCTGGGATCGTCTGTACCTGCCCTGTTTCTGGCTTTGGATTGGGGCGGCATCATTGATACGAGAGCATTCAACGCCCGGCCAGGGTTGGCAGAACACTATCGCCGTCATGAGAGTGACATTGAACGGGCCTATAAATTAGCCTGCGAAGGAATAGAGCAGGGGGATTTGGAAAAACTGGCGACGGCAGGGACCATCAGCGCAAGGTGCAATCTGGAAGTCAATCACAAGCCGCTCTTTGAACCTTTCCTGACCTGGGTTCGGCAAAAAGGCGGACTCGGTGTGGTGACTGCTCATAGCGGCACCTTATTAGCCGGGGTATTTCCGCAAACCAGCGTTTTTAGTCTTGAAGCCCGCAAGAAATTACGGCTTGAAGCCCAGCAGCGGTTTTCGCCTGCTTACCTCGATCTTTTTCATAGTCATTCAGGAGGAATTGTCACAGCTGAATCTGAAACAACTGAGAATACGGGGTGA
- a CDS encoding pyridoxal phosphate-dependent aminotransferase, with protein sequence MHGGNLRRAQELYGLDSFIDLSANINPFGPPSGVWTSLQKAMADIVNYPDPESLALRKTLSRRLGQPLEWIMAGNGAGELIFTILQALKPQKVVIPIPTFSEYERAARAVGSEIEYIPLGPEGWARFGRRDGVKENPDYEQDNDQLWRKLLKGCELLFLCSPHNPTGSVLETETFERILRLTKEIGCKILFDESFFDFLPDEYRKSSRDYLAANEHLLVLYSLTKFFSLPGLRLGAVFAHPSLLAACERYRDPWSVNVLAQQAGIAALEDLKYPEDVRNKLEESRLYFYREFESSNFMNLRLWPASVNFALIEVLNRKPGDLIEHLGRSGILVRDCASFEGLPGNFIRVAIKDIPVMQRLIEGLRNFVWEQD encoded by the coding sequence ATGCATGGCGGAAATCTCCGCAGAGCCCAGGAATTGTATGGACTGGACTCCTTTATCGACCTCTCCGCAAATATTAATCCGTTTGGACCCCCATCAGGGGTTTGGACTTCTTTACAAAAAGCTATGGCAGATATCGTCAATTATCCGGACCCGGAAAGCTTAGCCTTGCGCAAAACCCTTTCCCGCCGCTTGGGTCAGCCCCTCGAATGGATTATGGCGGGTAATGGGGCAGGGGAATTGATATTTACGATTCTGCAGGCCTTGAAGCCTCAAAAGGTGGTTATTCCGATTCCAACCTTTAGTGAATATGAACGGGCTGCGCGAGCGGTTGGGTCTGAAATAGAGTATATTCCTCTTGGCCCTGAAGGGTGGGCAAGGTTTGGCCGAAGGGATGGGGTAAAGGAAAACCCTGATTATGAGCAGGATAACGACCAGCTGTGGCGTAAACTCCTTAAAGGGTGTGAGCTGCTCTTTCTCTGTTCCCCTCATAATCCCACAGGGAGCGTCCTTGAGACAGAAACCTTCGAACGAATTTTGAGATTAACGAAAGAGATAGGGTGTAAAATCCTCTTCGATGAGTCGTTCTTTGATTTTCTGCCGGATGAGTATCGCAAGTCATCCCGTGACTATTTGGCAGCTAACGAACATCTCCTTGTTTTATACTCTTTAACGAAGTTTTTTAGTCTGCCAGGTTTGCGTTTAGGTGCGGTATTTGCCCATCCATCGTTGCTTGCGGCATGTGAGAGATATCGTGACCCTTGGTCCGTTAATGTTTTGGCTCAACAGGCAGGGATAGCGGCGCTGGAGGATTTGAAATATCCTGAGGATGTACGAAATAAGTTGGAAGAGAGCAGATTGTACTTTTATCGGGAATTTGAGTCATCCAACTTTATGAATTTACGGCTTTGGCCCGCGTCTGTTAATTTTGCTTTAATTGAAGTTTTGAACCGGAAGCCGGGAGACCTAATTGAGCATTTAGGACGTTCGGGGATTCTTGTCCGGGATTGTGCCAGCTTCGAAGGTCTGCCGGGCAATTTCATACGGGTCGCGATCAAGGATATCCCTGTCATGCAGCGGTTAATTGAGGGGCTGAGAAATTTCGTATGGGAGCAGGACTAA